Proteins from a genomic interval of Coccinella septempunctata chromosome 2, icCocSept1.1, whole genome shotgun sequence:
- the LOC123306663 gene encoding uncharacterized protein LOC123306663, whose translation MYTKFFIALSLFSCVLGSPKKYMPEDEMNFQPSSNRYFEYNLHSSNNHTAERKSDQKESKSASDKLRFGLPIVYGSTGSGAQSYPQTGGVSYMVSPMKLDIGGVALGALIGLGAILILPKLAHAFGGLHGGYRSYYLNVRNTLVLGLDDGVSSVSDMLSRLDNTLEQNNIDSSSCMQRIVCNYIHESRKNIENGEASAVDEIIGVITNNSLVSQLLDGSSIKQAVDMGKSTDTDRCSSLYRKCPVDKDNIVKVITSILPV comes from the exons ATGTACACGAAATTTTTTATCGCTCTTTCGCTCTTTTCCTGTGTTTTGGGGTCTCCCAAAAAGTATATGCCTGAGGATGAAAT gaattttcaGCCTAGTTCCAATAGATACTTCGAATATAATCTCCATTCTTCCAACAATCATACGGCAGAAAGAAAGTCAGATCAGAAGGAGTCCAAATCGGCCTCAGACAAACTGAGGTTCGGCTTGCCAATTGTTTATGGTAGCACTGGAAGTGGAGCACAAAGTTACCCTCAAACTGGTGGAGTTAGCTACATGGTTTCACCTATGAAACTGGACATTGGAGGTGTTGCATTAGGAGCTCTAATTGGGCTTGGTGCCATTTTGATCCTGCCAAAACTGGCCCATGCATTTGGTGGCTTACACGGTGGTTACAGAAGTTA TTATCTGAATGTTCGAAATACTCTTGTTTTAGGCTTGGATGATGGAGTATCCAGTGTATCTGACATGCTTTCGAGACTGGACAATACGTTAGAGCAGAACAACATTGACAGCAGTTCTTGCATGCAACGAATTGTTTGTAACTACATTCACGAATCccgaaaaaatatagaaaatggcGAAGCTAGTGCCGTTGATGAGATAATCGGTGTCATAACTAA CAATTCCTTAGTATCCCAATTATTAGACGGAAGCAGCATCAAGCAAGCCGTAGACATGGGAAAATCAACAGATACAGATAGATGTTCATCTCTCTATAGGAAATGTCCTGTAGATAAggataacattgtgaaagttattacTAGTATATTGCCCGTTTAA
- the LOC123306662 gene encoding zinc finger protein-like 1 homolog: MGLCKCPKRRVTNQFCFEHRVCVCENCMVTNHPICIVQSYLQWLQDSDYNSICELCTKELNIEDSIRLTCYHVFHWSCLDNFSRQLPATTAPRGYVCPSCKTPLFPPSNLISPVADVLKEKLAGVNWARAGLGLPLLSEEREVKAPVILNTMTKPKPTSPVLMSNGSHSIVDVDEQVPFIRNPSDSYQTSSNRRVFQDIRDVKSVPFDHDDDKYKRRLTVVRNWWNLTFGPTRRGGKALYKRYFLLGTIFIIGIVLIFIFLSKVGRHYANLDPSLDMENNHDLKVQKVWE, from the exons ATGGGTCTCTGCAAATGCCCTAAACGTCGTGTTACCAACCAATTTTGCTTTGAACACAGAGTTTGTGTGTGCGAAAATTGTATGGTGACGAATCATCCCATT TGTATAGTTCAGTCATATTTGCAATGGTTGCAAGATAGTGACTACAATTCAATCTGTGAATTATGTACTAAGGAGTTGAATATTGAAGATAGTATAAGATTAACATGTTATC ATGTTTTTCATTGGTCCTGTTTGGATAATTTCTCAAGGCAGTTACCTGCTACAACTGCACCAAGGGGATATGTTTGTCCTTCTTGTAAAACTCCACTGTTTCCACCCTCTAATCTGATAAGTCCTGTTGCCGAtgttttaaaagaaaaactggCAGGTGTGAACTGGGCCAGAGCTGGTCTTGGTTTACCTCTG ctttCAGAGGAAAGAGAAGTTAAGGCCCCAGTAATTCTCAATACTATGACAAAACCAAAGCCTACTTCTCCAGTCTTAATGAGTAATGGTTCTCATTCAATTGTGGATGTTGATGAACAAGTACCATTCATCAGAAATCCATCTGACAGCTACCAAACTTCTTCTAATCGCAGAGTATTTCAAGATATTAGAGATGTTAAATCAGTTCCATTTGATCATGATGATGATAAGTATAAAAGACGTCTAACTGTAGTGCGAAATTGGTGGAA TTTGACTTTTGGACCTACTAGGAGGGGTGGTAAAGCATTATATAAAAGATATTTCTTACTCGGGACAATATTCATAATTGGAATTGTACTTATATTCATATTCCTGTCAAAAGTTGGAAGGCATTATGCGAACCTTGACCCCAGTTTAGATATGGAAAACAATCATGATCTCAAAGTACAGAAAGTATGGGAGTAG
- the LOC123307646 gene encoding uncharacterized protein LOC123307646: protein MFFGIFLVLVVVDFCASYDNSSVFSDKIGVMGKSAFSNRQSRLISFNTLDDGISVELDFTVPFITIPVKKSMALAQGSLANINVGAVILAGGLVVGISLIMPLILTFFSKQHIIPSQWKPGYRNAEDRSEIWSQIENILSSQKIDPTSCMQKYICSTISQSLMNIEKGAASSSDKIIDGIASSPWLTEQLHGTSMYFALKNGLGKNNCSDTYKSCGVSEDLFESTFDALQKFVLFGYSNLK, encoded by the exons ATGTTTTTCGGAATATTTTTGGTTTTGGTCGTGGTTGACTTCTGTGCTTCATACGACAACAGTAGTGTATTTTCGGATAAAATTGGTGTCATGGGTAAATCTGCTTTTTCAAATCGTCAAAGCAGACTGATTTCCTTCAATACATTAGATGATGGTATATCT GTAGAATTGGATTTCACGGTACCTTTTATAACAATCCCCGTGAAGAAGTCGATGGCTTTAGCTCAAGGTTCCTTAGCTAATATCAATGTGGGGGCAGTCATTCTTGCAGGAGGTTTGGTTGTAGGGATCTCCCTAATCATGCCCCTCATTTTAACCTTTTTCTCCAAGCAACACATTATACCCTCCCAATGGAAACCAGGTTATAGAA ATGCCGAGGATAGATCAGAAATATGGTCCCAGATCGAAAACATCTTATCCTCCCAGAAGATAGATCCAACATCATGCATGCAGAAATATATTTGTTCAACAATAAGTCAGTCGCTCATGAATATCGAGAAGGGAGCAGCCTCCAGCAGTGACAAGATAATTGATGGTATTGCTAGCAGTCCGTGGCTCACAGAACAGTTGCATGGTACATCTATGTATTTCGCTTTGAAAAATGGTTTGGGCAAAAATAACTGCAGTGATACCTACAAAAGTTGTGGAGTTTCTGAGGATTTGTTCGAGTCCACGTTTGATGCCTTACAGAAATTCGTTTTGTTTGGTTATTCCAATTTGAAATGA